TCCCCGCCTGCCGCGCGGCATATCCATAGAGGGCCGCCGTGGGCTCGACAGAATCGGAGAGTTCAACCGGATGGGGACACCAGATAATCTTCCCGGCGCCATGCGGGATCGGGGCGAGACCGGTTTCGCGGTCGCTCATGTCGACCGCCTTCTCGATCCGTTGCATTTTTTCGCCCCGATAGCTCAACCGATGCTCGGTCCCTTCGAGTGTGAAAAACTCCTCTTCGGCGATCGGTTTGACCGACGCTGAGAGATTCAACGCGGCAGTCCGTTGAGCGGGAAGCCAATGATCGTCCGTATCGATCACCCCGGTAATCAACAGAGTTGAGCCCTGATCGACCAGCTTCAACAGAGCGTCCCAACAATGTTGATTGATCGTTCGCGGTGAAGGCATGATCAGGAGTTTCGGAGCAGCTTTCAACGTTCCTGCACGATATTCCGAGATGGCCGAGACCGGCATGTTCAGATCGTAGCTCATGACACGCACGCAACGGCGCGTAGCATCGGTCGCGAAATTGCGGGTCGAGAACATTTGAGAATGAGGGATGATCATGACGGCAGCTTCATCGACCCGCCCGCGCATCAGCGAGCGGTGCGCGGCGACGAATCTCGAGAGCGCGATCACCGGCGCAAGCTCGGGCTTCATCGTACCGTCGACGCGGTGAAAACCGATCCCCGACTCGTTGTCCAGCGTCATGTACGGATTGGTATTCCAGAGCCACTGGATGAAACCGGCGCTCCCCGATCCGATCGCGATCGCCATTTTTCGTTCGAGGAGATTTCGCACCTCTTCCTCGTTGCGCCACGGGCTGGAGTCCATTTTCTCATAGAACATCACTCCGGTCTCCTCCACCAGGTTCGGCCGGTCGGGGGTCGTCGTGACGACCTGGTCCCACAACAGGTCGTCGTTCGACCACCAGTTGTGGACGCAGGTGAAGTCGACGGCCTCACCGAAGAACTGGTTCCCGGGAGCCTCATACGTCCCGCCTTCGTCCTGACCGACCGTGATGAGCTGGCGGGGCTCGCCTCCATCTCCGGTTCCCTGGGCCTTCCGAATCGCCCCGGTCATTTCATGGACCCAGCGCGCGAACATATCCTGGGCGAAGAGCCTGTAGTCTATCACCTTCACCGGATGCCTCGCGCCGAACAGATTAACATCGTCAAAATCCTCCTTTGCCGGAAGCGCGGGAGCCTCATCCGTTGTCGTCCTGTACGCTTCCTGAATCAAGGCGTCTCTCGCTTCGTCGGAGGGAGCGGCGTACCGCTCTTTCAGCCATGTTTGCCAGGCCTCAGCCTCATACCGGTCATAGTTGGGCCTGCACTGCCAGAGATACTGAGGGTTACAAAATGAAGGCTCGTTGATCAGGTCCCAGACGATTTCCCTCGCGTCGCGGTAGCGCCGGGCGATGGCGGTGACAAATTCCTTCTGCGCGTTGAGCGACCTCGGGTCGAGATAAGGGTTAGCGCCTCCCCACGATTCCGGCAGGAATGCGAAGAGCGTAAAAATGACCGGGATGTCGAACTTGCGCGCAGTCAGAACGAAGGCATCCAGAGCGCGGAGAGGGCCTTCGGCCGGAGCGCCAACGTCCATCATGTAGTGCGTCCAGCCGGTCCAGATCCCGGTCCGGACCATATTGATGCCGGCCGCCTTCATTCCCGTGAAATCCTTATTCCAGAGAGAGGGGTTCGGCTCGAACAGGAACTTCCGGTGGACATCGGAGCCCATGTATGTCGTGCCAGTAACAGGGAAGGGCTCACCGCCACGGAGAAGATACCTCGTTCCCGCGGTCAGGGGCTTTCCCCCCTTGAGGAGCGACTCGTCGAAGACCCAGAATCCGGTCCGGTACTGGACCACAGAGGCAGGCTCCGTATGAATTCGCAACGAGGCGAGGACCTGATAGAGTCCGGGTTTCAAATGTTCAAGCCCGTTCCCCCCGGAGTATCCCCCGGCGATCGTGCCGATTCCCTGCAGCGCGACATTGAGCCGCTTCATTGAACGGCCGTGCTCGTCGAGAATGTCGAGGCGGCAATCACCGTCGATCAGCTTCTCCACTTTTCCTTCCGCCCGGCGAAACTGAACGGTGAACGAGGGAAGCTCGCCCGGAAAGTAGGAAGCGAAGGAGGGTTGAACTCTCAATTGCATCGACCCCCGTGCCGCCCGGTCGACAAGCGTGCGTATTGCTTTTCTTGTTGCTGTGCCTTTGAACGCCGCGAACACCCAGCAACCCCCGGCGTACTCACCCTGAAAGCGTTCGATCTCGACGATCGGCGACACGACCGGCCGATGGTCTTTGTCGACTCCATGAATGATGGGCGTCAGAACCGCATCTCTGGGACCCGCGCTGCCGTCTTCCGAGGGGAAATCCTTGATCGATGTGAACCGGACGTACAATTCGTAAATTTCATCCGCGCTGAATTCACCGGTCAGCGAGCGCGACCATTCAAGATCGGGATTTGGCTGGTATGATGCGACGCCCGAACCCTTCACTGCGAACGCCTGTGTGATCCCGAGCTGCCTGTGATATGCGGTCTGGGCCGCCTGCTGCTTCCAGGCGCCGTCGATCCTGTCGACGGGAATGGAGAATGGGATCCCCCCGATGTTCACCCAGTTGCCTCCTTCGATCAGAAACCGGGAGATCGCATGGAATGCCGGTTTCGGGAAACAGGAGCCGTACGGATTGATAAAAAGATCGAAGTCGGATTTCCGGAGGCGTTTCTCGAGAGCGTCGGCACCGAGAAATTCCGCGCTCAACCCCTTCAACGATTCCTGAAGCGAGGGCTGGTCGAGAGTGATCCCGCCGGACGGAAAGGTTGGCTCATAGAAGACGGCGACACGGATGGGCGCGTCTGATGCGGCCGGACCCTGAAGGGACCATGCGGGCAGTGATTGAGCGACCGTCGCAAGCGCGATCCCGCCTGCAGTCCTGATAAAATCCCGGCGTTTAATACTCATGGTGGATTGAGATGAAGCCCTGGTTTCTGGGTTTTCAATGTGAAAGAATCCGCGGCGGAACACGGCGCCTGCCGGAGTGAGGGCCCTCGATCGACAGGCTGAGCGACTGGTCTCCCCACCGCTCGAAGTAAAGGATCAGCAGCGCATGCTTCCCCTTCGCGAGCCTGACTGGAGCGCTCACCTCCTTCACGGCATGCATCCCGTCGTTGTTCAGAATCTCCCGTCCGTCGATGAACAACTTGCTTCCATCGTCGGAAGCGAGGGAGAACCGGTAGTCGCCCTCTTCCCCGGGCGTGATGAAGCCCGAGATCCGCACCCCGAACTGATCCTCCCTGTGCGGAATTTCTGCGAGTCCGATATCGTACATCCGGCCCGATCTTACGGGGGTCAGGGTCTTGAAATCGGGAAGGCTATCCCACCCTCCCTCATAGTACGAATAATCCAGGCCGTTGATTTTGGAATCGGCGCGGACAAACTCTGTCGTGACAATATTGCTTTTCCGCCCGTTTGCAAGGACGGTCTGCGACCGCAGGACTTCATCGTCCCGGACCATGATCGGACGTGAATAGACGCTTGAAGGGAGCGTATCGTTCTCACCCAGCGCATAGTACACTTTTCCCTGTGAAACCGGCGATGAGAGGGTGACGAGCGTGTCATGAAAAATGACGCTTCTCCCTCCGGCCCCGGAGGGGGGAGGAACCCTGAAATTCATTCCCATCGCCGCGAGGCGGTCGTAGTGCCCTTCCAGCCGGAGCGCGAAGTCGTGATAGTCCCGGTCCTGCTCCCGGCTCCAGACGACCTCGCTGAGAGCGAGCATCCTTGGGAGAAGCATATACTCGACCTGCCGCGAGTCCGGCATCCATTCCGTCCACATGTTCCCCTGCGCCCCCAGGATATGTTTCGCCTCTTCGGCGGTGAGATCGGCGGGAACCGGTTCGTAGGAATAGACCGTGTCGATCGGGAGGTATCCTCCGATCGCCACGGGTTCTCCGAACTTCCCCTGGTAGTGGTCGAAATAACAATTGGATCCGGGCGACATGACCACATCATGGCCGGCTTTTGCCGCATCCCGTCCTCCCGAGGTCCCGCGCCACGACATGACGGCGGCCCCCGGAGCGAGGCCCCCCTCAAGGATTTCATCCCAGCCGATGAGACGCTTGCCTTTCGCGCTCAGGATTTTCTCGACTCGCTTGATAAAATAACTCTGAAGCTCGCTCTCGTCCTTCAGGCCCTCGGTCTTGATGCGTTTTTGACACTGGACGCAGTTTCTCCAGCGGAGCTTCGGGCATTCGTCCCCGCCGATGTGCACGAACGGCCCCGGAAACAGCTGCGTGACTTCCTCAAGGATGTTCTTCAAGAATTCGAACGTCCCTTCCCGGCCCGCACAATAGACGTCGTTGAACACTCCCCATTCGGTGGCGACAGTCACCGGCCCGCCGGAGCAGGAAAACTCGGGATAGGAAGCCAGCGCCGCCTGAGCGTGGCCCGGCATCTCGATTTCGGGAACGACACTAATGAAGCGCTGCCGGGCGTATTCGACAACCTCCCGGACCTCGTCCTGAGTGTAATATCCCCCGTAGGGAGCGCAATCGCCCATCGTCTCCCTGCGCTGTGACCCTATCCCGGTGAGCCGGGGATATTTCTTGATCTCGATCCGCCATCCCTGGTCCTCGGTAAGATGCCAGTGGAAGGTGTTCAGCTTGTAGGCGGCCATCACATCGAGGTATCTCTTCACGAATGCCGGAGGGAAGAAATGCCGGCCGACATCGAGATGCATGCCGCGCCACGGAAAGCGGGGCTTATCCAAGATTTCCACGCATGGTATTTTCCACGGAATGCCCGTCGAGGCTGCCGGGTGCTCGACTTCGGGCGGCAGAAGTTGATACAAGGATTGAGTCCCGTAGTAGGCGCCATGAGCGGTCTGCGCGGTAATCATCACCCGGTCAACCCTGACCGAAAGCTCGTAAGCTTCCTCGCCCAGCTCCTTCTTGCCCGTGTTGCCGTTTATCACTATGCAGCTCGCAAGGTCTTCTTCATCCGCCATGACCGGGAGCTCAAGGCCGGTCGCCCGGCGCAGCTTCTCGCGCACCGAGTTCGCAACCATGCGCCAGTCTGGCAAACCCGGATGGACGACTATGACGGTCTTTTCGCTGATCGTGAAATGTCCTTCAGACTGGCGGATGGAGAGAGGTTTTGGTATGATCGTAAGGTTTTCGCCGTGCACCATCGCCGGAAAGGCAATGAGCGCGATCAACACCAAACCGGCAAGGAGGGAGAAACTCTGGAAGCGTCTCACTTCCACTAGTAATGTCATCCTGAGCGGAACGGAGTGGAGCGAAGGATCTCCACACGACGAGCTGTGAGATCCTTCGCTTCGCTCAGGATGACAAAGTGAGACATTGCCGGAATTCTTCATCGTGATTATTTCCTCTCGACACGCACGTAGGACGTCCCGTGCGCCGGCAATTCGATATTGGTATTGGTTTCCGACAGGGTCTTCCCCGAAATGTCGCTGGCCTGGACCGTGACCGGTACCGAGGGGTTCCAATGGACGGAGGCGGTTTGTTTTTCGTCCGAGGGATTGTAAAGGTAGAGGAGCCACGCATGCCCCTCCTCGATCGGCTTTACCGAGAGGGATAGAATTTCTGCTGGCTCGATCCGGAAGAGCGACCCCGGGGGCCGTTTTGAAGACGGGGCGGTGACCGCGATCAGCGGTTCCCTGCATTCCACCACGGCCCGGGCAGCGGCGGCGGGTTTGAACCCGCCGTGCAGGTAGATGAAATAGCGAAACTCTACCGGGCCCGATTGATCCGCCTTGTAGTTGGTGTGCCAGTAATTGTTCATGACATAGGAATAGATGCGCGGCGCTGGCTTGATCGTCCTGAGCCACGGCGATTCCGCCGTGATCGATCCGAGTTCGACCAGGGGAGCATCCGGCGTCACCCAGGTGAGCCCGTATTCACCGCCGGAGATGTCGGCGCATCCCTGAACGGAGAAAAAATTCTTGCACGACCCACGCAATTGATTCTCCTCAGGCTCCACGAACGCATTGGCGACGTCATACCGGATGCGCGCGCCGGGGAAGTTGAAGGGGAATGCGATGTGGACTCCTTCCTTCTCCCGGACAGCCCGCTTGTCGATCCTATCGATGATCTCGATCCGCGAACTCCCGGAAACGAGGCGGATCTCCGCCTCATAACTCGCGCATCCGGGGGCGTCCGCTTCCACAAGGTAGGATCCGAGGAGCGGGCCGGACTCTTTCACCCTGACACGGACGTTGCTGAGGCGCCGGGCGCTATCCGGGTTTGTCCCCGCGACGTAGAGATACTCGTTCAATCCGTTTCCCTTGCTCAGATCGACGAATTCCGGGCCTGATTTCTTCCAGCGGAGGGAGACAATGGCTCCCGTTTTTGGATTGACGCGAAGAGAAAGCAGCTCGTTACTCAATGAATCCGCGGAGATCTTTACCGTTCCGCGGCCCGATTCCCTCCCTCTTTTCACAATGAACCGCTTACCCGACATCGGAGGAATGTATCTCGCGAGGAGGGCGAGCTCGCCGGTCGAAAGCCGCTGGGAGGGAAGATGCCGCCCCTGTTCGTCGAGCACCAGGTTCCCGCCGCTGCTTTCACCGGGCTTGAGTATCACCAGATCAGTTCGCGCCCTCGAGCTTGTATTATAGACGTCGATCGAATTCTGACGGGGATTGCTTTTCCGCTCCGGACTCACGGCTCCGCCGGTCACGTTGATCAGTCCGTCGGTGAGGCTCCGGGAAAGGCTGTCCGCGTCGAGCGCAAAGCGCTGTTTGATCCTCCATTGGCCCGTCACGCCCGAATCGTCCGGCTCGGAAATGCTGTTCGAGGCTCCCCATGTATGCTCGTCATAGAGCACCACGTCCCTCCAGGCCGAATCGTACTCGCGGGAGGGATACCCTTCGGGGGCGAGCATCGACCACATCGCTTCTCCCTGGATCAGTCGGTCGACGGCATGTCGGCTCAGAGCAGTCTCATAGGCCGTCGATGCGGCGCCGTCTTCCCAGTAAGGCGTGAAGTCTCCGCGCACAACTGCAAGGCCCGATCCGTGCCGCCGTTCAAATTCCTTGAACATCTCCTCATGAGTTGAAATAATCAGCCTCGGTGAGGCGTATCGCTCGTTCCACGCCTTGACGAACGCCGGAAGGAGTGAATCGGGAGGCCCGTTGTCCCCGAGCGTGTAGGGAAGCTGAACGATATCGTAGGGGTAGCCGGTTTCATCGAGCTTGCGCATGAGCTTCAGGATCTTCTCGTCCCCGAGATTCGTGAGTTGCCCCTCATGGAAGCTCGCATAGCTCGCGCCGGCGACCCAGAAGAGGATCCTCTCTTCACCCGATTGCGAGGTCCAGTAAAAAGGCTTGTCGCCCCACGCCTCGAGCGTATGGCCGATCCGGTCGAACGGGTTCGGCGCGCTCGCGAAATATTTCACCCCGCTCTGCGCAAGCGCGGAGACCATCCCCCAGCTGAATCCCGGAACATCCGACTCCAATGCGGTGGTGATCGGGATGCCATACTCTTTCGAGAACCGGCGCGCGTACGCTGTGAAGTGGCTCATCTCGACGCTGTTGGCCAACCCCGTGAGCATGTTCGCGTAGAGAGCGTTCAATCCTATGCTCCCGCCGCGTACGGCAGCGAGGAACTCCTCGCGTTTCTGTTCCGATGCCTGCCGCATATAACCTTCTACCGGGAAGAGCCCCTCAAGGTTCCATTTGTAGCGGGCGCCGGAGGGATAATCGCGTGTTTGCCGGATCAGCCGCAGCCCCTCCTCTATATTATTCCACTGTTTGCGTTCGACAGCGGGCTGGAGGTCGGTGTAACCGATATCGTTGTGGGAGTAGGAGAGCAGATAGATGTCCCGCTTGATCACCGGGTGGACGGGTACCTTTGCCTGCTCCACCAGCCTGCCGCCGATTGTGAAACGGACCGAAACGGTCGTCTCCGCCGCGACGGGAGGTACCGGAATCACGAAAATGTTGGCGCCGACGTTCAGCGGTTTCTTGATGGGCTCTTCGCCGGGGGCGTCGATCTCGAGTCCCCTGCCGGCGTCGAGGTTATCGAGGCTTAGCCGGATGAATTGCGTCGTCCGGTTTCCGGTCCGCATCAGCGCGGGTTCGACCCGAAGCCTCGGGGTGAAGTTGAACCGGTACTGGAATGCCATGTACCATTCGAGGTTTGCGTCATCCTCGCTGCTTACCTGAAGGGTGATCGGCGAGCCGGCGGGAAAGAGGTTTTTGGGAATTCTGAGGAACATGTACCCGAAGAGGTCGCCGAACTTGTCGGTCATCCGCGATTCGAAGGAGAGCTCCGAGCCGGACTTTCCGGCGACATGCCAGTGCGGGGCGGTCGAGTCCTTGAAATTCCGGAACGCGAACCAGGGTTCTCCGTTGATCGAGAGCTTGAATTTATGCTCGATCTTGTTCTCTCCCCAGCCTGCGCGGTCCAACCCTGCGAGCCAAACGAAATTATAGAAATCATCCTGATCGGAATCGACCAGCGTATCCGTTTCCCACGACGCCGATCCTACCTCGGCGTTCGCCCGCACGATCAGGGCAAGCTCCGCATCGGGATGGGAAGAGTGGTAGGTGATGGTCTGGCCGCTGACGTTCTTCCGGTATCCGTTGAGATAGTTCTTCGACGAACCTCCCCGGCCCGGCCCTCCCTCTGTGACGGTGATGACGATCCCGCCCGGCGCCGTCTGCGCTTTCAGCACACAAGAACCGCTCAGGAGCAGCAGAAACAACGTCAGAAACCTGTTGACCGATCCTCGCCTTCTCACTTCACGATCCATGCGGCGTGGAAGGAACCGGGCTTATCGATCCTCTCAAACGTGTGGGCTCCGAAGAAGTCGCGCTGGGCCTGGATGAGATTCGCCGGGAGCCGTTCGCTCCGGTACGAATCGTAGTACGCGAGCGAAGCGCTCATCGCAGGCATCGGGACTCCGAGCTCGATCGCAGTCATTAATGCGGATCGCCATCCGTCCTGTGCCTCTGCTACCGCGCCCCCGAATTTAGCGTCGAGAAGAAGATTTGGAAGCGCAGGATCGGCCGCGAACGCGTTCATGATGTCGTTGAGAAGGGTCGCCCTGATGATGCAACCTGCCCGCCAGATTCTTGCGATCGCGGAGAGATTGAGATCGTACCCGTATTCCCGCGAAGCCGCACGAAGTAAGGAGAGCCCCTGCGCATAGGAACAGATCTTCGAGGCGTACAGCGCGTCGCGCACCGCATCGACCAGTTTCCGTTGCCCGTTGGCTTTCCGGACGGGAGAGGGGCCCTTCAGAACGCCCGCGGCCCGGACCCGTTCCTCTTTCTGGCCGGAGAGAATTCTCGCGTCGACCGCCGCTGCGATGGTCGGGACCGCCGCGCCGAGGTCGGCCGCATCCTGAAGCGTCCATTTTCCCGTACCCTTTTGGCCCGCCTTGTCGAGGATCATATCGACGAGGGGTGTACCGGTGTCGGGGTCGATCACCTGAAAAACGTGGGCTGTCGATTCGATGAGGAAGGAGGCGAGCTTGCCCTGATTCCATTCGGAAAAAAGTTGGCTGAACTCCTTCGCCTTGAGTCCCAGGGCCCGGTTCAGAAGGTCGTACGATTCGGCGATCAGCTGCATGTCGCCGTATTCAATCCCGTTATGCACCATCTTGACGTAATGCCCGGCCCCTCCACGGCCGATGTACGTGACGCACGGGTCGCCGTCCTCCACCGCTCTGGCTGCGACTTTCTTTAGGATCGGCTCGAGGGTGGCATACGCCCGCTGCGTTCCCCCCGGCATCAGGCTCGGTCCGTGCAGCGCCCCCTCCTCCCCGCCGGAAACTCCCATGCCGATATAATTGAGCCCCTTCGCCTCAAGGTCCTTCGCCCGCCGTTCGGTGTCGCGATAGAAGGAGTTGCCGCCGTCAATGAGAATATCGCCCTGTTCGAGGAACGGAAGGAGTTGCTGGATGGTGATGTCGACGGGCTCTCCCGCCTTCACCAGCATCATAATGCGCCTCGGGAGGGAGAGAGATTCCACAAATTCCTTCACAGCGTAGGTGGGCGTAATCCGCTTTCCCGCCGCCATACCCTGCATATATGTCCTGGTCACGTCGGCAACCCGCTCATAGACCGACACCGAAAAACCGTTCCGCTCCAGGTTGAGCGCAAAGTTCTGCCCCATCACGCCCAATCCGAGCATGCCAAAATCGTTTTTCATCCGCCGGTCCTCTGCTCTGGTGATCTGAAGAGACTTCGCACATCCTCCGTGAGCTGCGACGCCGCATCGGAGTCTATCACCCACTCAACATCCCCGTTGACGGGACGTACCATCGTTGCGGGCAATGCGGGGGCGGGATGTTCCGCCGCCAGGACGTCCCTGACGATCGTCGCTTTGCTCCGGCCCGTAACAAGGAACAGGATGTGCCGGGCGTTATTGATGACGGGCAGTGTCAGAGTTGCGCGCTGGGTTTTCACACCCGGGGCGAGAACGGCTGTAACGCTCGCCTCCGATTCCGAGAGAGCGTCCGAGCCGGGGAAAAGCGATGCGGTGTGCCCGTCCTTCCCCAGGCCGAGCAGCACAAGATCAAACAGGACCGGTCCGTCTCCGAAGAACTCCTTCACGCGCCGCCGATATTCTTCCACCGCCTGGCCCGCGGGCAGCTCTCCCCGAACGCGGTTGATGTTTCCGGGGGGGATGGGGAGGCGGGAGAGCATTGCGCTCTGCGCCATTCCAAAATTGCTTTCCGGATCGTCGGGCGGGACCAGCCGCTCGTCGCCAAAAAAAACGTGGACGCGCGTCCAATTGATCGACACCTTGTATTTGTCTGCCGCAAGGAGGCGGTAAACCGCCCGTGGTGTTTCTCCGCCGGAGAGCGCCACCGAGCAGACCCCCCTCTCGCCGAGCGAGTGATCGATGATTTCTTCGATCCGCCCGCACGCTGCCCCGGCCAGTTCTGCAGGGCCGCTCAAGATCCGGAGTATGGGAGAAACCGCCATCCCCGGGCTCCTACGAAGGCCCCGCCGGGTGCGCCTCTGAATGCGACGAGCAGTGCTGTGTCCACCACCGGCCGTCCCTCCAGAGCATATCGTCCGAGCTCGCGGGACCCCACGACCCGCGCTTATATATAGAGAGGGGAGGGGCATACGAGGTGTCCCAGCCCGCCTGGACGCAGTCGGTGATCTTCCATGCGAGCTCGATCTCGTCTTTCCGTGCGAACAACGACGCGTCGCCGTTCAGGGCGTCGAGCAGCAGGCGCTCGTAGGCCTCGGGGATCGCCGGTCCCCCGAACGATTCCCGGAAGTGAAAATTCATATCGGCCTGCCGGGTTTCCATCCCGCCGTCCGGCACCTTTGTGAGGAACCGGAAGTGAAACCCTTCGTCGGGTTGTATGCAAATGCTCAAATGGTTCGTCGAGAGCTCTGTGATTCCCGATTGGACGTCGAACATCTGAAGCGGAGGCCGGCGGAACTTGATCACGATCTCGGACAGTTTATCCTTCAGCATCTTGCCGGACCGGAGGTAGAACGGAACGCCCTGCCATCGCCAATTATCGATGAAGAGCTGGAGCACGGCGAAAGTCGGCGTCGTGGAGGAGGGGTTCACTCCTTCCTCGGACGTGTATCCTTCGTACTGTCCTCTCACCGAATAGCGCGCGATCGATTCTTCGGAGATTTCCCTGATCGCCCGCAGGACTTTTACCTTCTCGTCGCGCAGCGCATCGGCCTCGACGATGGCGGGGGGCTCCATTCCGACGAGCGTGAGCAGTTGCATCAGATGATTCTGGAACATGTCCCGGAGGACGCCGGCAGTGTCATAGTATGCCGCACGGTGCTCCACGCCGACGGTCTCGGCCACGGTGATCTGGACATGATCGACGTAATTCCTGTTCCAGATCGGCTCGAACACAGCGTTGCCGAACCGGAAGACGAGGAGGTTCTGGACGGTCTCTTTTCCGAGGTAATGGTCGATCCGGTAGATCTGCTTCTCCCGGGCGACGGCGTGAAGCTGCCTGTTCAACTCGAGAGCGGACTCGAGGTCGCGGCCGAACGGCTTTTCAACGATGATCCT
The sequence above is a segment of the Bacteroidota bacterium genome. Coding sequences within it:
- the zwf gene encoding glucose-6-phosphate dehydrogenase, with translation MSTSIVIFGASGDLTSRKLIPSLYGNFRKKRLPEKTTITGFSRTQWSDDAFRAEMKAALQKFAPESYEEASWREFAKSIFYCAGDIEDPPAFKALAAKINLTGDPSQNCLFYLATAPRFFPIAIAALGNAGLLRETDGSGSRRIIVEKPFGRDLESALELNRQLHAVAREKQIYRIDHYLGKETVQNLLVFRFGNAVFEPIWNRNYVDHVQITVAETVGVEHRAAYYDTAGVLRDMFQNHLMQLLTLVGMEPPAIVEADALRDEKVKVLRAIREISEESIARYSVRGQYEGYTSEEGVNPSSTTPTFAVLQLFIDNWRWQGVPFYLRSGKMLKDKLSEIVIKFRRPPLQMFDVQSGITELSTNHLSICIQPDEGFHFRFLTKVPDGGMETRQADMNFHFRESFGGPAIPEAYERLLLDALNGDASLFARKDEIELAWKITDCVQAGWDTSYAPPLSIYKRGSWGPASSDDMLWRDGRWWTQHCSSHSEAHPAGPS
- a CDS encoding family 20 glycosylhydrolase codes for the protein MEVRRFQSFSLLAGLVLIALIAFPAMVHGENLTIIPKPLSIRQSEGHFTISEKTVIVVHPGLPDWRMVANSVREKLRRATGLELPVMADEEDLASCIVINGNTGKKELGEEAYELSVRVDRVMITAQTAHGAYYGTQSLYQLLPPEVEHPAASTGIPWKIPCVEILDKPRFPWRGMHLDVGRHFFPPAFVKRYLDVMAAYKLNTFHWHLTEDQGWRIEIKKYPRLTGIGSQRRETMGDCAPYGGYYTQDEVREVVEYARQRFISVVPEIEMPGHAQAALASYPEFSCSGGPVTVATEWGVFNDVYCAGREGTFEFLKNILEEVTQLFPGPFVHIGGDECPKLRWRNCVQCQKRIKTEGLKDESELQSYFIKRVEKILSAKGKRLIGWDEILEGGLAPGAAVMSWRGTSGGRDAAKAGHDVVMSPGSNCYFDHYQGKFGEPVAIGGYLPIDTVYSYEPVPADLTAEEAKHILGAQGNMWTEWMPDSRQVEYMLLPRMLALSEVVWSREQDRDYHDFALRLEGHYDRLAAMGMNFRVPPPSGAGGRSVIFHDTLVTLSSPVSQGKVYYALGENDTLPSSVYSRPIMVRDDEVLRSQTVLANGRKSNIVTTEFVRADSKINGLDYSYYEGGWDSLPDFKTLTPVRSGRMYDIGLAEIPHREDQFGVRISGFITPGEEGDYRFSLASDDGSKLFIDGREILNNDGMHAVKEVSAPVRLAKGKHALLILYFERWGDQSLSLSIEGPHSGRRRVPPRILSH
- the gndA gene encoding NADP-dependent phosphogluconate dehydrogenase, which gives rise to MKNDFGMLGLGVMGQNFALNLERNGFSVSVYERVADVTRTYMQGMAAGKRITPTYAVKEFVESLSLPRRIMMLVKAGEPVDITIQQLLPFLEQGDILIDGGNSFYRDTERRAKDLEAKGLNYIGMGVSGGEEGALHGPSLMPGGTQRAYATLEPILKKVAARAVEDGDPCVTYIGRGGAGHYVKMVHNGIEYGDMQLIAESYDLLNRALGLKAKEFSQLFSEWNQGKLASFLIESTAHVFQVIDPDTGTPLVDMILDKAGQKGTGKWTLQDAADLGAAVPTIAAAVDARILSGQKEERVRAAGVLKGPSPVRKANGQRKLVDAVRDALYASKICSYAQGLSLLRAASREYGYDLNLSAIARIWRAGCIIRATLLNDIMNAFAADPALPNLLLDAKFGGAVAEAQDGWRSALMTAIELGVPMPAMSASLAYYDSYRSERLPANLIQAQRDFFGAHTFERIDKPGSFHAAWIVK
- the pgl gene encoding 6-phosphogluconolactonase, with amino-acid sequence MAVSPILRILSGPAELAGAACGRIEEIIDHSLGERGVCSVALSGGETPRAVYRLLAADKYKVSINWTRVHVFFGDERLVPPDDPESNFGMAQSAMLSRLPIPPGNINRVRGELPAGQAVEEYRRRVKEFFGDGPVLFDLVLLGLGKDGHTASLFPGSDALSESEASVTAVLAPGVKTQRATLTLPVINNARHILFLVTGRSKATIVRDVLAAEHPAPALPATMVRPVNGDVEWVIDSDAASQLTEDVRSLFRSPEQRTGG
- a CDS encoding cellulase family glycosylhydrolase; this encodes MSIKRRDFIRTAGGIALATVAQSLPAWSLQGPAASDAPIRVAVFYEPTFPSGGITLDQPSLQESLKGLSAEFLGADALEKRLRKSDFDLFINPYGSCFPKPAFHAISRFLIEGGNWVNIGGIPFSIPVDRIDGAWKQQAAQTAYHRQLGITQAFAVKGSGVASYQPNPDLEWSRSLTGEFSADEIYELYVRFTSIKDFPSEDGSAGPRDAVLTPIIHGVDKDHRPVVSPIVEIERFQGEYAGGCWVFAAFKGTATRKAIRTLVDRAARGSMQLRVQPSFASYFPGELPSFTVQFRRAEGKVEKLIDGDCRLDILDEHGRSMKRLNVALQGIGTIAGGYSGGNGLEHLKPGLYQVLASLRIHTEPASVVQYRTGFWVFDESLLKGGKPLTAGTRYLLRGGEPFPVTGTTYMGSDVHRKFLFEPNPSLWNKDFTGMKAAGINMVRTGIWTGWTHYMMDVGAPAEGPLRALDAFVLTARKFDIPVIFTLFAFLPESWGGANPYLDPRSLNAQKEFVTAIARRYRDAREIVWDLINEPSFCNPQYLWQCRPNYDRYEAEAWQTWLKERYAAPSDEARDALIQEAYRTTTDEAPALPAKEDFDDVNLFGARHPVKVIDYRLFAQDMFARWVHEMTGAIRKAQGTGDGGEPRQLITVGQDEGGTYEAPGNQFFGEAVDFTCVHNWWSNDDLLWDQVVTTTPDRPNLVEETGVMFYEKMDSSPWRNEEEVRNLLERKMAIAIGSGSAGFIQWLWNTNPYMTLDNESGIGFHRVDGTMKPELAPVIALSRFVAAHRSLMRGRVDEAAVMIIPHSQMFSTRNFATDATRRCVRVMSYDLNMPVSAISEYRAGTLKAAPKLLIMPSPRTINQHCWDALLKLVDQGSTLLITGVIDTDDHWLPAQRTAALNLSASVKPIAEEEFFTLEGTEHRLSYRGEKMQRIEKAVDMSDRETGLAPIPHGAGKIIWCPHPVELSDSVEPTAALYGYAARQAGISPPFKIEPKKSGVLVLTSLYEDAVLYTLVSESDRDTRLHLTHLETGTALNVTVPAQRTGMVLVDRTQGEILGQL